In Paenibacillus sp. 1781tsa1, one DNA window encodes the following:
- a CDS encoding alpha/beta hydrolase: MERQISIRHGQEELTATIHYPVVKDINEEKSQQRVPLAVICHGFVGSRIGVDRLFVKTARELAEDGYLVLRFDYIGCGESSGEYGAEGLESMVLQTRSVLDYAVNCSDVDPTRVTLIGHSLGGAVALLTAVRDKRVKNLVMWSSVGYPFNDIVKITGREVYDEGVKLGAADYLGYKFTPTFFESLAEHQPFQEAVKFNGDVLVVHGTSDEIIPVDYAFLYQKVFWMRQEGRCDKEIIFQGDHTFSSGKEREQLITRTREWLGERQKIEQDWQHWMI, translated from the coding sequence ATGGAACGTCAGATCAGTATTCGTCATGGACAGGAAGAATTAACAGCCACGATTCATTATCCGGTTGTGAAAGATATCAATGAGGAGAAGAGTCAGCAGCGAGTGCCTCTGGCAGTCATCTGCCACGGCTTCGTTGGTAGTCGAATCGGCGTGGATCGTTTGTTTGTAAAGACTGCCCGTGAGCTGGCTGAAGACGGATATCTCGTCCTGCGTTTCGATTATATCGGTTGCGGAGAGAGCAGTGGGGAGTATGGAGCGGAGGGACTGGAGTCCATGGTGCTGCAGACACGCTCGGTGCTGGATTACGCGGTCAATTGCAGTGATGTAGATCCTACACGCGTAACGCTGATTGGTCATAGTCTGGGTGGTGCCGTTGCATTACTAACGGCTGTGCGCGACAAACGTGTCAAGAATCTGGTGATGTGGTCCTCCGTGGGTTATCCATTCAATGATATCGTGAAGATTACGGGACGCGAAGTATACGATGAAGGCGTGAAACTAGGTGCAGCTGACTATCTCGGATACAAATTCACACCGACGTTCTTCGAGTCTCTCGCTGAACATCAGCCATTCCAGGAAGCAGTCAAGTTTAACGGTGATGTTCTCGTCGTGCATGGTACGTCAGATGAGATTATTCCTGTAGACTACGCATTCCTGTATCAAAAGGTATTCTGGATGCGTCAGGAAGGACGTTGCGACAAGGAAATTATCTTCCAGGGCGATCACACCTTCTCTTCAGGTAAAGAACGGGAACAGCTAATTACACGTACCAGAGAGTGGCTGGGCGAACGTCAGAAGATTGAGCAGGATTGGCAGCACTGGATGATATAA